The following coding sequences are from one Bradyrhizobium sp. 200 window:
- a CDS encoding IS630 family transposase, translating to MRRKTAQALALRVRIVLTCAEGGQNKEVAAKLGLDRQTVGKWRRRFVERRVAGLHDEPRSGAPRTVDDARIEAVIVRTLESCPENATHWSSRGMAKASDLSTCRYRRCNASGGPSGSSRTGWRHSSSRLIRTSSPKCAMSWAYISRRRSAPSFCVWMRSPKSRRWSQPMLPMRPGQPARRSHDYKRHGTTSLFAALDIATGRVIGKCYGRHRAAEFRKFLDEIEAAVPRGLDVHLVMDNYVTHKTPLIRKWLAKRPQWHVHLTPTSSSWLNQVERFFALLTDKKIRRGIYRSVAALRADITSFIDQHNAGPKPFRWTKSADDILASIERFCRYNAPAKHDPMLRTSGSGH from the coding sequence ATGCGGCGGAAGACGGCGCAGGCGCTTGCTCTGAGAGTCCGGATCGTGCTGACCTGCGCGGAAGGTGGTCAGAACAAGGAAGTGGCGGCCAAGCTGGGCCTGGACCGGCAGACGGTAGGCAAGTGGCGGCGGCGTTTTGTCGAGCGGCGCGTGGCCGGGCTTCACGACGAGCCGCGCTCCGGAGCGCCGCGCACGGTTGACGATGCCCGCATCGAAGCCGTGATCGTGAGGACGCTGGAGAGTTGCCCGGAGAACGCTACCCATTGGAGTTCCCGCGGCATGGCGAAGGCCAGCGACCTGTCGACCTGTCGGTATCGACGGTGCAACGCATCTGGCGGGCCTTCGGGCTCCAGCCGCACCGGATGGAGACATTCAAGCTCTCGACTGATCCGAACTTCGTCGCCAAAGTGCGCAATGTCGTGGGCCTATATATCTCGCCGCCGGAGCGCGCCATCGTTCTGTGTGTGGATGAGAAGTCCCAAATCCAGGCGCTGGAGCCAGCCGATGCTGCCGATGCGTCCCGGCCAGCCGGCCCGAAGAAGCCATGACTACAAAAGGCACGGCACCACATCGCTGTTCGCCGCCCTCGACATTGCGACCGGACGGGTCATCGGCAAGTGCTACGGACGCCACCGAGCTGCCGAATTCCGCAAGTTCCTCGACGAGATCGAGGCTGCCGTGCCGCGCGGACTCGACGTCCATCTCGTCATGGACAACTACGTCACGCACAAGACCCCACTAATCCGAAAATGGCTGGCCAAAAGGCCGCAGTGGCACGTGCACCTGACTCCGACCAGTTCGTCATGGCTCAACCAGGTCGAACGCTTCTTCGCGCTCCTCACCGATAAGAAGATCAGGCGCGGCATATATCGCAGCGTTGCCGCCCTCAGGGCGGACATCACTTCGTTCATCGATCAACACAACGCCGGTCCCAAACCGTTCCGATGGACCAAGTCTGCCGATGACATCCTTGCTTCCATCGAGCGCTTCTGCCGATACAATGCCCCGGCAAAACACGATCCGATGCTGCGAACTTCTGGTTCAGGACACTAG